The nucleotide sequence cagacaggcatttctgtgaTTATAGACAAATATGCCATTGCATGGAGATGGTGTccagatagagagaaagaaagttgggcagacaaagggatcattgacaccatttcaaaaatacCATCCCTTTGTCTGCTCTCTggtctccatctccacctatcactTATTTTTCTCTTCGCCCAACTCTCTGTCACCAGCATAACACTTAGACTTATAGCTTACACTTTAGGCAAGAAGTGAGTTACTGACCATAGAATTCCTTACCCCTGACCTGCACTTGCAACAACTGCATTTATATGGCTattctagttcagtttctggttgatGATAACCTTTAGGATATTGATTGTGGAAGATTCCGTGAAAGCAATATTATTGAAAGTCAAGAGATGATGGCTCGATTTTCTCTTCTTGGAAATGGTCGTTGTCTGGCACTCGTGTCACACAAATGTAACATGCCACATGTTAGCCCAGTCCTGGATGTTGCCGAAATGTTTCCCAGATCCAACTTGTCAAAGGCTGCAGCCAAGTCGAATAGGACAAGGAGGAAAAATTTACCATTGTCAAATTCTCAAATGATGTCAATGATGGCATCTTGACTGTACTATAGGCGCCTTAACAGTCTGAGGGAAATAGAAGAGCAGATATATAGCCAACTTTCAGACAAGTGTAAAAATAATAGAATAGTAATAGAAGGGAATTTCATCTGCCCCAACATTAACCGGTAGAGGAGCAGGAGGCtgagagaacacagcaagccaggcagcatcaggaggtggagaagtcaatgtttcaggtgtaacccttcctcaggactagtttctgcctggcttgctgtgttcttccagcctcctgcctatctagcttggattccagcatctgaagtttttttttgtctctagccGTGTTTGTATCACTGCAAAGTGTCTGCCTCCAACACTATCTGGACTGGTGATTATGTGAAAGGTTTAGCAGGAGtggaatttaacttttttttcctttttttttcttttttacaaagtgcacaaatcttcatttaatttccaccaccagaaaaataggaaaacacccaagtggcctgtgacaagcagtgcccttcacatcaaagggcaatgctgtgtgatcaaaacagtgaaggggagggcaaggactaaatcaaaatagagttggagggggaaatgatgcactccacttcctgtggcgcccacctctccccgaacaactccagggtgttggtggacaccacgtgctccctctccaaggacacccgggctttaacataaccacggaagaggggcaggcagtcggccctcacgtCCCCCTCCACggtccgctgcctggacctgtttatggccagtttggccaggcccaggagtagacccacgaggaggtcttcaagGAATGGAATTTTCAAATGCATTCAGAATAGCTTTTTGAGTTAATATGGAGAAGACCTTACAAGAGAGAGCGTGTTCCTGGGTTTAATTTTAGATAATAATGCTGGGCAAATGGTTGAAGTATCAGTGGGAGAGCCTATATATTTATACCATAGGATTGAGCTACTGTCATGATACTATGACTGAACAACAAGGGTATTATTTAGAAGTGTCAGCATTATGTATGTGCTCAGAGATACAGAAAGCAGAACATTATGGTAACAATAATGCAAAGATGACCATCTCAAAAAATGGCCAGAGAGCCTTAGAAAACAAGAAATCACACTGAAGGAATTCAATCTTTATTTCTTAAGTGATAATATCATCCAATAACTGCTTGTTAACTCAGCTACAGCTTCAGTACAAACCCTTTATACATATGTGGAGAGACAGAAATAATGCAGCACATACCAAGGAGTGAGCCCTCTACAGGCAAAGTGATGGACTAATCTTCAACTCAACAAATGcattggaggtgccggtgttggatggggttggacttcatcatgtggttgtgaaGGTGATTAAGGGCGCTAGTactgaacctgttggactataacctgggattgtatgatttttaactcagcaaatgaaggggctgaaaatgtgttgctggtcaaagcacagcaggccaggcagcatctcaggaatagagaattcgacgtttcgagcataagtccttcatcaggaagggcttatgctcgaaacgtcgaattctctattcctgagatgctgcctggcctgctgtgctttgaccagcaacacattttcagctgtgatctccagcatctgcagacctcattttttaaatgaAGGGGCTGTCATTCTGATCTATTTTCTAAATAGAACTTAAAAACTAGTATTGCTAATCAATTAGTTACTAAGTCAGtcattccttttcatctctggcTTTTTCTTTTTAGTTGCCATCTTGCTGATAGTTTAATAGCTATGTCACAAAGATTCTACATGACAGTTGAGGAAGAGGATACAGATCTCATATATCGTGAATCATTGCTTTGCTTCATGATTCCTTTTGTAACCAAGAGTTTGACCAGATGATTCCTGAATTTCACCCCAATAAACCCATATATGATTGGGTTAATGCAGCTGTGCAGGAATCCCAAACTTTGAGTTCCAATGAGAGCTCTGTCAATGCGACTGCGTATGTCACAAGTCTCAGCAATGAGTTTGCTCCTCATCAGTGTGTCGATGAACACCGTAATGTTGTGTGGGAACCAACAAATGAGAAAAGCCAACACCACCACGATGATGACTTTCATGGCTTTATGTTTCCGAAATCCCTTCGTTTGACACAGTTTCTGGATTGTCACACTGTAGCAGAATACCATGGCAGCCAGAGGGATAAGAAACCCAATAAAATGCCGCAAAAATCTGGTGGTCACTCTCCACGTTTTTGCTGATTCCCCATCAAGTATCTCGTAACATATCTGTCTGTTGGGACCAGGTGGAGTATATTCACCCTTGTATAAAACTGGTAAAGACAGGACAATAGCCAGCAACCAAACAGCAGCACAAACCAGCTTAATTATAAATGGTCCCTTATGCTTGTGGGATTGTGTAGCGTAGACAATGGACAGATAGCGATCAATACTGATACAAGCCAGCAATAAAATCCCACTGTAGAAGTTAACTTCCTGTAACATGCTGATGATTTTACACATGGCATCACCAAACACCCAGCCGGATACGGCATCCACTGCCcaaaaaggcaaggtcacggcAAAGAGCAGGTCAGCCACTGCCAGATGAAGCAGGTAGATGTCTGTGGATGTTATGGCCCTTCGATTATAAAGTAGGACAATCATTACGATCACGTTGCCTATCACAGCGAGGAAGCACACCAGGCTATAGATAACAGCCAGAGCTGCGTTGATTGACTCATTCATGACAGAAGTACAGGGTAACGTGTCTGAATCAATATTGTAACCATCATAATTATTtgtataattttcaaataaaTCACCAAAGTCAATCTCTCCAAGGTCAAACTGCTTGATGTCCATTTTCTGAAAGAAAGAAGATCAGGGAGTGAGAACAATCTATAGATAATAGTCAGTGTTGCATTCATTGATTTGTTTTTGCTGAAAGTACAGGCAAATGTGTTTCGATCATCATCAACTTCAGCATGATCAGCataatttagatcagagtggtgctggaaaagcgcagcaggtcaggcaacatccgaggagcaagaaactcgacgtttcaggcaaaagctcttcatcaggaatgatcagcATAATTGTCAAAAAGCTTGTTCCATTTGTCTCAAGTCTCTTTCCAAAAGCAAATCAGCTGTAACTGAAGATTCAGAATAAAACCAATTTATGATGTTTTAAAAAACTTTGGAACTAGGCACACATAGAGAAACTAAATGCACACAGGGATAAAGGGTTTATGAGCAGGAGtcgaccatttggcccttcaagaaTGTCATGCTGCTCAATAAATTCAAGGCTGGTGGCTCTGAAGGCCATTTTCCTGTCAGCCTCATTCCCACGCCCCTCCACCTCTTTCTGCAGAACTCTCAATTCTGTTGAATAGAaccgtacagcacaggaacaggtcattTGGCACTTTCTGCTGaatatgatgccaaattaaattaatcccttctATCTGCCCATGATCCATATCCCACCAttctttgcatattcatgtgctcatctaaaagccccttaaaccCCATTATAATATCCGCCTGTACCACCATCCCTGGCAGAGCATACCAGACTCCTACCATCACTGTATAAAAATCTTGCCCCTCGCACCTCCTTTGAATTCCCCCTCATCTAAAATGCATGCCCTCTAGTATTAGGCATTTCAACTTTGGGAAAAGGTTTCTAACTGTCAATCCTGTCTATGCATATCATAATTttacagacttctatcaagtctcccctcagacTCCACCACTCCGGAGAAAAGTACCAGAGTTTTctagtctctcctcatagctcataTGCTTTAATCCAGGCAAtatcttggtaaacctcttctgcaccctctccaaagcctccacatccttcctgtaatgtggtgaccagaattgaacacaatattattGAAACATTTCCCATGAGTTCATCATACAGCTAAGTTGCAATGTGACTTGTAATCAGACACAAAGAGACGACAAAGAGGTATGGACAGGTAAACTGAATGGACATCAAGGTGGAAGATGGTTCAaatttttgttaaaaatcacacgataccaggttatagtccaacaggtttaattggaagcactagctttcagagcaccgctccttcttCAGGTCATTGTGTCCCAcgaacacctgatgaaggagcatcgctccgaaagctagtgcttccaattaaacctgttggactataacctggtgttgtgtgatttttaacttggtacagcccagtccaacaccggcatctccaaatcaaatttCTGTGATAGCAAATCCCTCATCTCAGCCTATTCCaaattcttagactgtgacccctggccCTTAATTTCCCGGTTAttggaacatctttcctgcatctaccctgtccaatCCTGTTAAaagtttataggtttctatgagatccaccaCTGATCGCCAGCAAATAAAGTTTCAATtaattcagcctctcctcatccGCAAATCTTGTTGtcctaggaatcagtctggtaaatgttTGTTGCACAACCTCCTGAGCCAGAGAAGAAGACCAgtgctgcacacaatactctaccGAGGTgtatgtaacaataataaatcaaatcaaacatcaAATTAACTCAAATTAGGTCCCTGTTTAGGGcttttaatctggtccagtcagggaccCTGGCTGGCATATTAAAAaggggagtgtcagagatactgacactctAAGAGCTGACTGTGAAGAGTCTGTACTAAAGTCAAGAATCAGGAAATAAAAGATGTCTTGGTGAtggataccaacctctgtggagttTTTCATTAGTATTCATTCGAATggtgtagcaaaatgcagggggtgGGGACAATTGAAaggtggagctggtttaaggaacagatattgtgtgtttTTGGTAGGTATGCCCCTGTCAGGCAGgcaggaagtgataaggtaagggaaccgtagtttattaaagaaattgtatctcttgtcaAGCAGAAAAGAGGTACAGCTaagctaggaaggatttaggaAGAGCAAGGAGTGgatatgagcagtctttagcaggtagaataaaggagaaccctaaagctttctatagatatgtgaggaataaaaggatgactagggtaggaatagggccagtcaaagacagaagtgggaagttgtgtgtggaccctgtgtaGATCGGAGAGGtactaaacgaacatttctcattggttttcactcaggaaaaggagaatattgtagaggagaagactgagatacaggCGATTATACTTGAAGCGATTGAGGTtaccaaggaggaggtgttattaATTCTAGaatgtgtgaaagtagataagtcccctgatctggatgggatttatccgaggattctctgggaagctagggaggagttagcggagcctttggccttgatctttgtgtcatcattgtctacaggtttagtacctgagaactggaggattgcaaatgttgtgcccttgttcaagaagggcaacagAGATAACCCAGgtagttatagaccagtgagccttacatctgttgcaGGAAAAGTTTTAGGAAGTTtaagagatagggtttataatcatctagcaagcaacagtttgattggaaatagtcaacatggtttcgtcaagggcaggtcatgactcacaaacttcattgagttttctgagaaggtgaccaagcatgtaaatgagggtagggcagttgacgtggtgtacatggacttcaggaaagcctttgataaggttccacatgttaggctgttggagaaaatgcaaaggcatgggatagagggtgatttagcagttaggattagaaactggttttctaaaAGAAGGCGGCGAGTGatggttgatagaaaatattcagcctggagtttggttactagtggtgtgccacaaggatctgttttggtgccattgctgtttgtaatttttataaatgacttgggcacaggcataggtggatggattagtaagtttgtagatgacaataaaatcactGGAGCAATGGACAatatggaagaatgttacaggttgcagggggacttggataaactgcagaattgggctgagaggtggcaaatggagttcaatgcaaataaatgtgaggtgattcactttgggaagaataacaggaaggcagagtactgggtcaatggaaagattcttgatagtgtggatgtgcagaggaatcCTGTTGTCaatgttcatagatccctgaaagttgccacccaagttgatagtgctgttaagaaggcatacggtgtgttaggttttattgggagagggattgagttctggagccgtgatgtcatgctgcaaccgtacaaaacactggtgcggccatacttggaatatgtgtacagttctggtcaccccattacaggaaggatgtggaagccctggaaaaggtgcagaggagatttaccaggatgttgcctggtctggaggaaaggttttatgaggaaagtctgagggacttgggtctgttctcattggagagaaaaaggctaagaggcgatttaatagagacatacaagatgatcacaggattaaacagggtggacagtgagagtcttttttctcagatgatgatgtcagcttgtatgagggggcatagctgcaaattgaggggtagatagatttaagatagatatcagaggcaggttcttcactcagagcctcggaggggcatggaatgccctgactGCCAATGTAGTAAACGCAGccacattaggaacatttaaacagaccttggataagcatatggatgatgatgggatagtgtaagaGGATGGGCtttgattagttcacaggttggcacaacatcaagggccgaagggcctgttctcctctgtattgttctatgttctatgtttctttgAGTTGAGCATGTTCTGCCTGTGCCATATGGTatcagtcacagaatcacagaagtgatgcaacagaggaggccattcatcccagcATGCCTCAAAGGATCATTATGACTTAGTGTCAAACCCTTGTCTTTTCCCTGTACCCTTTCATGTTGCTCTCTTCAAATAATCATTGAAACCCTACATTGAAACCCTACTGAATACCTCAATTGTCTTcatctccaccacatttccaaggAGTGTATTCTAAACCAGAAAATCTCATTGTGTGAAAAAGATATTTGTCACATCACATTCGTTacatttgcaaatcactttaaatctgtatcTTCTACCTTATTGATACTTTTAAAATCAGGACAGTTTCTTCCCTATCCCCACATCTATTTCGAAGATTTTGAAATATTCTATCAGATCTTTGCTTCaccattttttattcattcacggaatgtgggtgttgctggctcagTCAGTATtcgttgcccattcctaattgcccagagggcagttaagaatcagccacattgctatgggtctggagttacatgtaggtcagacaagATAAtcatggtagatttccttccaaaAGGGCATTAttcaaccagatgggttttttcagaAAATTGGCAACAGTTTCAAGGTTATCATTAGACTTCTATCCCAGATTTTTTGTGAACTTCCTCCAGTGCAATAATATCTTACCATAAATATGGGGACTAAAActactcacagtactccagatgtggtcttaccacACCTTGGACActtacaaagtcagaagtcacacgaaagcatgttatagtccaaaaggtttatttgaaatccaagtttttggagtgctgcagCTTCCTCAGGTGAAGTGACGTACTGTTACAGTAAGACTACCCTACTCTTTTACTCcaacccctttgaaataagggccaacattccattagccttcctgattacctgctgctccCATATGTGAGCTTTCTGTGCCTTGTatacaagtcatagagtcataagagCCACAGAAACAACCCTctggcccaacccatccatgctgaccaaatatcctaaattaatctggtcccatttgccagcacttggcccatatccttcttaatcctacttattcatatacccatccagatgccttttaaatgttgtaattgtaccagctgccaccatttcctctggcggttcattccatacacgcactaccctctgtgtgaaacagttgccccttagatctcttttaaatatttttccctcaccctaaacctaatgccctctagttgtggactcaccCACCCCGGGAAAATGCCCtatctattcactctatccatgcccctcatgattttgtaaacctctataagatcacccctcagcttcccacgctccagggaaaacagccccagcctgttcagcctctccctatagctcagatcctccaaccctggcaacagtattgtaaatcttttctgaaccctttcaattttcacagcattcttccaataccagggagaccagaactgtatgcaatatttcagacatggcctaattaatgtcctgtccagctgcaatatgaccttccaactcctttactcaatgctctgaccaataaaggaaatgccttcttcactatcctatctacctgcgattccactttcaaggagctatgaacctgcactctatgGTCTCTATTCAACAAaatttccccaggaccttaccattaagtgtataagttctgtcttgatttgcctttccaaaatgcagtacctcacatttatctaaattaaattccatgtacTACTCCTTGAGTCaagggcccatctgatcaagatcctgttgtaatctgaggtaattttcttcgctgtccactatccctccaattttggtgtcatctgcaaatttactaactatacctcctatgttcacatccaaatcattcatataaatgacgtCCTTTGCAtttcagctttctgcagtttttctccatttaaataataccctGTTCTTTTGttcacctttccaaaatgaacCACAATCTCGTGTTCTCCCAATGTTTGTatgagtttcttctgggtgccccagtttcctcccacagtccaaagatgagcaggtaaggtagattggtcatgctaaattgccccgtagtgttctAGGGaagagcaggttaggtgggttaaccattgTAAAACGCAGGATTACACGGATGGTATTGGGGTTTGATCTATTTGGGATCCTTTTCagaaggttggtgcagactcgatggactgaatggcctctttccacactgcagggattctatgattctatgattcaaatttTCACAAtcacattccatttgccagctttttgaccatttacttaacctatcaataccTCTCTGTGAACTATGAACTCTCACAGGTTGTTATGGTAACAGAGATACCTACTCTGAGTAATGAATACAGATGATGGTATGTATAGGCTTCCAAAAGATGTTTGATAAAGTGCCATGTGGACTTGTCAGCAAAAAAATTAAGCTCACGTATTAAAAGGTAAGGAATTAGAACTGATCAGAAATCAGATGAATAATTAGAAACAGAGAGTGGCAGTGAACAAATGTTTTCTGGTCTGGAtaaggtaatccaagatggaggactggAAAAATTTCTGCtggaagagctgctcctttttctgAGGCATtgaaggtgttggaggtgatttcttcgaattccaggagcagcaattactgttgtatatgctgttgcattgttttggaactttgggaaagaaagtcaaaacaacagcagtttaaaaggagaagagcagacaaaggaaggacATGGTGaaatcagtgcaggagagagagagagaaaacctgcacagttaccgcctttgctgtttgaatttgtgtattgctggacatcggagtgcatctgggaaaattaacaaacagtgaaactcacaactaatcttggagggactgttgggcaaagttcacagcacagaatcaggtaaGTTAATTGTTgctttaagtctgtccaagagaacggctgcagtagtgagtataatggattctttcttgattttatgtttttggagataagtctcttcattaaacttaaaatataagtcatagctattaacttaacctggggcagtgtttgtaaagggataagacggtgttattttctgggtttgtagattgtgaaggagcaaaaatggcctttgtagtgatatgtacttcttgtcagatgtgggagtttaaagagagtttaagggttactgcggattatatctgccataaatgctgttggatgtgaatcctatcagatagagttggagagacagatagaagtgatgaggaatttggaacagcaacagtatgtgatggatggcagttataggaaggggggaaagtctcagatacagtcacatagatgggttaactccaggaagggtaagagaggtaggcagctagtgcaggagtcttttgtggatataaccatttcaaacaggtctgctgttttggaaaatgtagggggtgatggattctcagaggaacatagcacaaacagcaaagtttctggtgttg is from Hemiscyllium ocellatum isolate sHemOce1 chromosome 7, sHemOce1.pat.X.cur, whole genome shotgun sequence and encodes:
- the LOC132817307 gene encoding C-X-C chemokine receptor type 1-like, encoding MDIKQFDLGEIDFGDLFENYTNNYDGYNIDSDTLPCTSVMNESINAALAVIYSLVCFLAVIGNVIVMIVLLYNRRAITSTDIYLLHLAVADLLFAVTLPFWAVDAVSGWVFGDAMCKIISMLQEVNFYSGILLLACISIDRYLSIVYATQSHKHKGPFIIKLVCAAVWLLAIVLSLPVLYKGEYTPPGPNRQICYEILDGESAKTWRVTTRFLRHFIGFLIPLAAMVFCYSVTIQKLCQTKGFRKHKAMKVIIVVVLAFLICWFPHNITVFIDTLMRSKLIAETCDIRSRIDRALIGTQSLGFLHSCINPIIYGFIGVKFRNHLVKLLVTKGIMKQSNDSRYMRSVSSSSTVM